DNA from Garra rufa chromosome 5, GarRuf1.0, whole genome shotgun sequence:
TGTTGTTGCAACCCAAAACCCCTCGAAGCCATCAGAGCATCTTTCCATTCTAACCAATGGCTCTCTTTGGATCAGTGGCCTTCAGTATATAGATGAAGGCCAGTATGAATGTGAATGCAAAACAAAGGATGCCAGCTCATGGCAAACTCACTCAAACATCGTGCTTCGAATTGCAGGTACAGTGCTATGGATATCTAAATCGAACTAATGCGACAATGGAAAGCTTTGATATGGAATAGATGTCTCCAGTTTCTGTGAGATCGGAAGTCTAACTTCAAACAGGTTTTTCTGGTTTAACCACAATGCATGAACCTAGAAACCCGCCACCATGTGACTGACATGCGTAGGATAGAGACCATGCATAACGACCAACTGAACACAAGAAGAATTATTACAGTTTAGATCCtctgaacattttttaaaaggtcaaaagtttggggtcaggaagatttttttttaaataaaatgaatatttttatttagcagggattctttaaattgatcaaaggtgatagAAAAGAAACATATAAttagaataaatgctgtaaactctctattaatcaaagaataaaatgtattaaattaactgcaaaacattaataataataagaaatgtttcttaagcagcaaatcagcatgttagaatgatttctgaacgattatgtgacactgaagactggagtaatgatgctgaaaattcagctctgcatcAAAGggataaatcacattttaaaatgtattaaaatagaaaacagttaaaattctaataatattgcactaatatttttttatatatctttGAGCAAAGAAACACAGGCTTGATGAGCCaccttttaaaaatataaaaaacaaatcttactgaccccatacagttgaggtcaaaagtttacatgcaccttgcagaatctccaaaatgttatTTCTTTTAGCAAAATaggagggaccatacaaaatgcatggtattttttatttagaacttttatatttcacataaaagaggtttacatatagtccacaagagaaatgaatagttgaatttataaaaatgaccccgttcaaaggttacgtactcttgattcttaacacttaatacccacagctgtgttttttgttgttgtttactgatagttgttccttcaggtcccacaaattctttggtttttccgcatttttgtgtatttgaaccttttccaacaatgactcagtgattctgagatccatcttttcacactgaggacaactggggtACTCATATAcagctttttgaatttaaagatcagggtaaatgtaactgattttgtcttctgggaaacatttaaatatcttttgtagcttctaaaggccagtactaaatgaaaaaaactatgatatataggcaaaataaggaaaatgtactCAATTTCTTATACTATCAACTAATGCATCaagttaatgcattgttttttttccttctggagcgtcagtgagtgtttgaaccttctgtaatagttgcatatgagtccctcagttgtcctcagtgtgaaaagatggatctcaaaatcatacagtcattgttggaaaaggtttgaATACACAAAAAGTTTTTGTgtcacctgaaggatttttctgaacaacggacagtttaactgttcaggacaaacaagggattaatGAACAACTAtaaactaaaccaaaaaaaaacaaaaaaaaaaacagctgtggctcattctggtaacaacagtattaagaatcaagtgtatgtaaacttttgaatgaggtcATGTTTATGCATtcaattattttctgttgtggactatatgtaaacgtcttttatgtgaaatatcatgcattttacataatccctcttattttgataaaataattaacattttgcagattctacaaggtgtatgtaaacttctgacctcaactatATATGCGTTATTGAAAGCTGAAATGTTCAtttgatttgtaatattttaagaacAGCTGCTGTATATTAATTCTGGTCTTCTAAAGAAACATTTTGATGATAGTTGAGCTGATAGGTGGTTTGTGAGAGTCAAATGAATAATTATTCATGTTAATATGCATTTGATTTATATTTCAGGGGGTCCAACTAGCGTCTCACTGACAACCGTGCAACCAGCAACTCTTCTACAGAATGGAACATTATATGTCAAGAAAGGTTCAGATGTGCATTTCAACTGCTCCAGTGAGTCTTTTCCCTCACAAAACTTGACATGGACTGTTGAAGATTTAGCGCTGGATAATCCCTACAGGGCGTCTGGGAACAAATCGTTCCTTGAGTTCTCCATAAAAAACATCCAACCAAAAGATCAAGGAATGTACACCTGTACATCCCAGAATACACTCTCCAAGACAACTGTGAACAAGAGCCAGGAACTTCTAGTTTACTGTAAGACAGATGttttcataatgttttttttttttttataattagtgTTAGCTTATAAATAAACTGGACTTTATGTATTTTGTTCTTTCATTTTACCTTGAGAATTCAAAAAATATATTAGGGGTTTCCTGTATAGATTGTATCCATGTTTTTCTTCACGTAAgagtgggtgcggccatttgtacattttatgggtctggcttctgatCTCACCCATGTCCAGCTattttatctgtacaaaacagcttgttttgctgcttgatattgcaaattggtgtgtcttgccatattattttgtattgtcttaattatgagcacactggtttgtagtgcaaacgcTTTTaacgtttactgcacgttgttattcttctcgttatttccctatagcagctaatgaactgcaagtctcacccataagctaacttctgcattgaagaaaaaggtggatattgttttttttagatCTGTGATATATACATTATGCTTTAATTGTCTTTTTCAGATGCTCCGGAGAGGCATCCAGAGTGCAGCTGGGAGATAGTAAAGGAGCCATCTGATGTCTTGTTCATATGTAGCTGGTATGGAGGGTACCCTGTGCCCACTCTGGACTGGCATGAGGTCCTTGAAAAAAGTGTAATAGCCAAGGGTCCCACGATCAACTCCACATCCCAGGAGACAGAACTTTTGAAGGTCCATGTGAATAGGTTTATATTGCACGATGGAGAGGAAGTGAAGTGTATTGgacatcatgtgactggagtaaataATTCCTGCTCCTTTAAGCTTAGTAAgaccatttttttcatttttgattatatacaaaatttgacaaaaaaaagaaTTTAGTTTTAGGCAGAAAACTTTAAAtagattaaagacatttataatttgaccaaaagtttatttttgaaataaatgctgataCTTTTTTTCATCACATAATCCAGAAAGAGGGTATcatattttccacaaaaatacacgaccacgaccagtcaaaagtttttgaaaagtatgattttgaatggttttttttttttttaagaagtctcttctgctcaccaagcctgcatttatttgatccaaagtacagcaaaaaagttaattttttttttactatttaaaaaaacggtttctatttgaatatattttttaagtgttatttattcctgcggtttcgaagctgaatttttagcagcattactccagtcacacgatccttcagaaatcattctaatattctgatttgctgctcaaaaaacatttatagttattattatgttgaaaacagctgagtagaatgtttttcgggtttctttgatgaatagaaagttcagaagaacagcatttacatgaaatataaatcttttgtaactttataaatgtctttatcatcacttttgatcaatttaaagcatcctttctaaataaaggaatattaactaaaaaaaagtgactccaagcttttgaatggcatagtgtataatgttacaaaagctttatattttagataaatgctgatatttggatctttctattcattaaagaatcctgaaaaaatatacttaactgttttaaatattgataataagaaaaataaaaacttgaacagcaaattgacatattagaatgatttctgaaggatcatgtgacgctgaagactgttTGTAATTAGTttgtaaaatatatccaaatagaaaagttattttaaatagtcaaaatatttcacatttttactgtttttgctgtactttggattaaagaaatgcaggtttggtgagcagaagagtcttctttaaaaacaattaaaaaactggtagtgtatattaggcagcacaatttctttcagcattgataataaatgtcTTAAGAGGCAAATCAGCATGATTTCCgaaggatgtgacactgaagactggagtaatcatgctgaaatgctttaaaaatctaaatattacagCTTGCATTTTTGCTCATCTTCCTTTTCTTTCACTCTATCTCTGGCTAAATTTAAACCATTATATTTTATGTGTCTTCCAGAGATGCCATATCCACTAGGAGATCCGATGGTAACTGCCCTGGAGGGCAGTAATTTCACCATCAGCTGTACTGAGAATGACTCTCTGCCACCAGCAAAGACTGTCTGGATGCAAAAGGACAACAAAATCATTAACACCACCTCCAAATATATTGTGTCTGATAATAACCCCATCTACAAACTCACTATAATCAATGTAACAAAAGAAGATGAAGGGACCTACTTCTGCTACAGTGAAAACCCTATTGGCGCAAGAGAGCTGGAAGTCTATCTAACTGTGAAAAGTAAGTTTGAATAGAAACTTGAATGTTTCTCCATACTTCgttaaaaagtttacaaacacttgattcctgaatgatccacagctgtgttttttttttttgtgatagttgttcatgagtcccttgtttgtcctgaacagttcagaaaattcttcaggtcccacaaattctttttgtgcattttaaccattttcaacattgtatgattttgagatccatattttcacactgaggataactgagggattcatatgcaactattacacttTAAATGTTGACAACTGTGTATATGGTAGAGTTTGAGTGGaaaatgtcatgaaaataatgtaatTTTGGGGAGAAAATGACCCAGGCATGTTCTTGGCAGGATTTGTAAGATTCAAACAGCAAAAATCTTATGATTTAGTTGTTTAAGAATGAGACGCAATGAGACGAATGAGagtttttttaacatgttttaaaaaatCTGTCAGAGGTCATATCTGGAGATACTTCAAATACTAGTGATGCTTAAGCATGCACCTGTGCATGAATGTGATCAGACAAGATGTTTCTGACATTGCTCTGTACTACTCTTCCTTTGCTAAAGTATTACAAGATGAACATGTTCCCTTTGTATTTTTGATCTTTGTTCTCAGACTCTGCAGGTAATGGAGGAGCCGTAGTTGGTGTCTTTGTTTCCATTTTGATAATGATGATTGGAGTCACTGTCGGTGTGACAGTATATTCAAAGCGGGATAGAATTTGTATTGGTAAGTATTTTTACATACTAAAAGTGCCTAAATGAATGGTTTTTGTAAAGATTCTTCATATAAATtgtttcttatttttgtttttcaggtTTAGGCTTTAGGTAAGTATGACTCCAAAACTTTACAGCTTATTAATAATTATAGAAATATGTCAACATTATGCTAAAATATAAGTTTAGTGTCTTCATACATATAACATGTGCTGGTAAGGATGTGTAAAGCTGAAGCATTGTAACCTTTTTATTTCTAGTCATTTGGATGATGACAGAGGAGATATACTGAGTTTAGTGGACTCAGATGAAGAGGAAATTTTCAGTGATACCGTTCCACATCTCCCTCCGATGACAAACGGACATGCAACTACACTTGTAGAGATTCACAGAATACCATCCAGTAAGTTAATGGTTTCCCGAAAATTGTTTAGACATTTGTGTTGCAATATCAAAAGTAGTTATTTTGAAAGAACGTGTAACTGTTAAATCATGATGAAATGAAAAAAGACTTGAGCAAATATAAGTTAGGAAAGTTTGAGAAATTACTACTTCGTAATTCAGTTGCTTTCTTTAGGGGTTCTCATGGTCATGCTGGCAATATGAGAAATATCTGTATTAAATATATTCCTCTAGTTATCCACAGCTCTGAAATATTCAGTATTTGGTATTGTTTATgaattgtgtttttgtgtttattttacagGTGATCATGATGATAATGCAGACAGTACCAATCAAACACATCCAGATCAAACAGAACCAGTACAGCAGACCTCAGACTGATAATTACCAGTTTAAATGTACAGAAAATCAGTTCTAAATGGTCAACTCTGctaaattatttgtttgtgtgtttttgtgtgaaattaCACTTGTATAATATTCAAGCAATCTATGTAAAGTATAAAGGTCTTAAACTCATTTTAAAGAGGCCCtgtttttattttcagtattAGTTTTTAATATACTGGGCTGGCCTCACATtatgaaattaaaacttttactaTTACATACTAAAGTATGTTGGTGAACTGTGTTATAAAATACTTGAACTGGTTTGAGAAATGCTTTCTGTAAAAATGTATGGGTGAATCTCAACAAAATGTCTGGTTCATATTTTGTGGCAAAATAATAAACAACTTTAATTGTAGAAAGCCTATTTTGTACCATTGAAATTTCAATgcattgtgaattttttttcagACAATAAAGCAGATTTCCCTTCAGTTCTCTTTAGTGTAAAAAAGACATTTCACTACCTTGTGTTTTGCAATTCTAATTctaatatatttatgtttttttttttggcattacaTAATTAAAAAGAGACGTGCttaaatgtgtgtatatacagtTTCAGTAACAATACTTAATATAAGCTAGCTTTAAATTAAGTAAAATCACGATACTCGAGATGTACAACACACCTTGACATACACTGTAAATATACCGTAGACACACCCGTGACCCGAGTATGTACTGTTCTCAAGATACACGTTCAACGACGGGGTCACGTGGTTTGTCCATCTGGCCACGCCCCCTAGTGAATGAATCCCTATGTAGAAGAGAGGTGGAATGATGTGTTCATAATTTCAGTGCGAAGATGTGCACATCGTTTCGAGATTGTACAGTCAAAGGTAAGATAAAtcacattatttacattatatatcGGCAAATGTATTTGATAAAAGAGGAAAATACGTTTTTGTGTTAGTAGAAAAGGTGTAGTTCCGGATATGCGCATTTGTCTTTGTAAATGACAGGTCTCTTTAATTGTGACAGAACCGCATGATCTGATCGCGGAGCTGAAACCCGCTCATCACCCGCGTCTGTACGGCTCCGCCGGCTGCGAGACATGGAGCGTCCGCTTCTCCCCGGACGGTTCTTATTTTGCCTGGTCTATGGGTTACGGCATCGTCAAACTCCACTCCTGGCCGCTGACATCCAAAGGGTGCGTCTATATATTAATAACACAACATAATGGTTAAATAAATATAGGCTTATATGTAACACCACAACAAATTACTGCAGAAAGAGAACCTTTAAACCTGTCATAACAAAACAGCTGAAACCAGttctggttggctggttttagttggtcttcCAGTCTAGTCATAGCTGGtttgcaggctggttttagagggattaCAATGTTAATATTACCATTAAAAAACGTTATATACTTATGTATTGTAAACATATTGTTATATTTACACTACAGTACAATTTAAAAGTCTTTGAACAGtaagctcaccaagcctgcatttatttaaaccaaAGAACAGCGAAAACATttactgttttatatttaaatatatattttaaactgtaatttattcctgtgatttcaaagctgaatttttagcatcattactccagtcacataatccttcagatatcattttaatattctgatttgctcaaaaacatttattatattgatatgttgaaaacagctgaatatatatatatttaaatagaaagttcagaagaacagcatttatctgaaatagaaatcttttgtaacattataaatgtctttatcatcacttttgatcaatttaaagcattcttgcaaaataaaaatattaatttctaaaatttctttcccaagcttttgaatggtatagtgtatattgttacaaaagctttttatttcagataaatgctgatctctggatctttctattcatcaaagaatcctaaaaacatttactcatctgttttaaatattgataatataataaaaaaaatcttgaatagcaaatcagtatattattagaatgatatctgaaggatcacgtgacactgaagactggagtaatgatgctgaaaatgtagctttgatcacaggaattaattccattttgaaatatattaaaatagaaaacagttatatataagttgaaatataaaatatttcaaaatttcactgtttttgctgtactttggatcaaataattgcaggcttggtgagcagaagaggctttttaaaaataaaaaaaaaataaaaaatcttactgttcaaaaacttttgactgatagtgtattcaTAAAACTttacttaaaatgaaaactgaaaaattaaaacaaaatttttATATCTTAATGATACTAAAACAACTCAGTACAGTGTATATATCAAAGTATTTTATTGTTTGATTGTCAGTCCTTAGTAAAAGTACCACAGGACTGATTCCATGTAACTATAGTCCTTAGAAAAAAGTACCATAATGTGCTAATTCAGTTTTTGTAACATAAAGCCACAGGGTAATGTGAAACAATGAAGAAAGCTGAGCCGAAACATCTCATAATTGGACATAGATCACAACTGAACCTTCTTCTGTTCTTCTTTCTATTAACAGTAGTGCCGAACCTGGATGCAGTGAAGAAAAGACACTTAACTGCAAGCAGACAGTGTGGGCACTGGCATTTGGACCCTGCCTGTCTACTCGAGTGGATGCTTCACACCAGAACGGACGTAATCGTGAGCTACTGCTGGCCACTGGTCTGAACAACGGCGCCATCCAAGTATGGGTCGCCTCAACAGGTAAGATTGAACTCTGGACTCCGTTTGATCAGCAAGAACTTAGATTGCTCTAAATATTAACAGCATGGTGTAAAGCACATGTAGTAAAAGGTTTAATATGTTAGAAAATCTCTGTTCTGTCTTTAGGAAATCTGCGGTTTACTCTAAGCGGACATCAGGCTCCTGTCAGGGATTTAGTCTTCAGTCCAAATGGAAGTCTCACGCTTGTATCGGCCTCCCGAGATAAAACTTTAAGGATATGGGACTTGGCAAAGAAAGGTCAGAGCATCTGATGTGGATCTGTCTTTGCACTGGGATGAAAATAAGGTTACATGACCTTTAATTTTCTACTAATGAAGATTGTATTGCTGATATTTGCAGGCGCCAGTCCTCATGTGCTGCGCGGTCCAGACTACTGGGTCTTTAAATGTTCCATATCACCTGACAGCAGTGTAATCGCCTCTGTTTGCAACCTTGACTCTGTGAGTTTCATATTTTAGTATCGTTTATATACTATTagagtatttattaatgttttgaattagcttttattgaatgaatgagaaggtgtgttcaaacttttggtctgtactgtatagttttctgtttattaaagtttttactctacatttgtgcagttttcagtgggttagtgatattttttaaatatatataaattaataaataaatattttttaaattggtttttatacaaaaactgcttttttatgtaaaattcactttataaaagacccacatttctaactttaattcatggggataacatggataatttcacatggtttagtgtaagatttttgcccatcttttggaaaatccagttttaaaagtaaaaaaaaaacaactgcaaataacttttaccagtaggtggctgcag
Protein-coding regions in this window:
- the vsig10 gene encoding V-set and immunoglobulin domain-containing protein 10, producing the protein MGYSDNPKMLISAVVLYLLLLSHQTVSEEQVREKGENTILECLGQPVNASSLLYRWKKNGAVVATQNPSKPSEHLSILTNGSLWISGLQYIDEGQYECECKTKDASSWQTHSNIVLRIAGGPTSVSLTTVQPATLLQNGTLYVKKGSDVHFNCSSESFPSQNLTWTVEDLALDNPYRASGNKSFLEFSIKNIQPKDQGMYTCTSQNTLSKTTVNKSQELLVYYAPERHPECSWEIVKEPSDVLFICSWYGGYPVPTLDWHEVLEKSVIAKGPTINSTSQETELLKVHVNRFILHDGEEVKCIGHHVTGVNNSCSFKLKMPYPLGDPMVTALEGSNFTISCTENDSLPPAKTVWMQKDNKIINTTSKYIVSDNNPIYKLTIINVTKEDEGTYFCYSENPIGARELEVYLTVKNSAGNGGAVVGVFVSILIMMIGVTVGVTVYSKRDRICIGLGFSHLDDDRGDILSLVDSDEEEIFSDTVPHLPPMTNGHATTLVEIHRIPSSDHDDNADSTNQTHPDQTEPVQQTSD
- the wsb2 gene encoding WD repeat and SOCS box-containing protein 2, which produces MCTSFRDCTVKEPHDLIAELKPAHHPRLYGSAGCETWSVRFSPDGSYFAWSMGYGIVKLHSWPLTSKGSAEPGCSEEKTLNCKQTVWALAFGPCLSTRVDASHQNGRNRELLLATGLNNGAIQVWVASTGNLRFTLSGHQAPVRDLVFSPNGSLTLVSASRDKTLRIWDLAKKGASPHVLRGPDYWVFKCSISPDSSVIASVCNLDSKVYLWSLRSYTFMRHLTYDHERTMASCDFSQDGALLAIASYHSTTGWWLDLWDPYTADVLTRVEDCEVCNYRSDNLLTSLSFSPVGLLLAFKDYRALRIWDVERDKLVVDTDHNRASGVCCAFHPHGGVIATGCRDGHVKFWRVPHLVPSLKHLCRIALRFSISTYQVEALPMPKKILEYLTYRDVPKQKIINCKEHCR